The following are from one region of the Mannheimia granulomatis genome:
- a CDS encoding cytochrome bd oxidase small subunit, CydX/CbdX family has protein sequence MFYVTWVLGVMLAIFFATVITISIEKTGKFDE, from the coding sequence ATGTTTTATGTAACTTGGGTCTTAGGTGTAATGCTTGCAATTTTCTTTGCAACCGTTATCACAATCAGTATTGAAAAAACAGGTAAGTTTGACGAGTAA
- the secA gene encoding preprotein translocase subunit SecA produces the protein MISKLMTAIFGSSNDRILKRLKKRVAQINKLEPVFEQLSDAELQAKTTEFKQRLAEGASLDSLLPEAFATVREASRRVMGMRPFDVQLIGGMVLTERNIAEMRTGEGKTLTATLPCYLNALTGRGVHVVTVNDYLARRDAETNRPLFEFLGLTVAVNVPGLPPEVKRAAYQADITYSTNSELGFDYLRDNLAHDKNERFQRELHYALVDEVDSILIDEARTPLIISGPAEDATQIYQAVDQIIPHLIQQDKEDTEEYTGEGDFTVDLKNKQAHLTERGMVKVEDFLTQMGLMEEGESLYHPARISLLHHVSAALRAHKLFERNVDYIVKDGEVVIIDEHTGRTMAGRRWSDGLHQAIEAKERVNIQGENQTVASITYQNYFRLYEKLAGMTGTADTEAFEFQQIYGLNTVVIPTNKPVIRDDRTDLMFKSEAEKFAAIIHEIKDCIERKQPVLVGTASVEKSELLSAELTKAGIPHNVLNAKFHAQEAEIVAEAGAPGAVTIATNMAGRGTDIVLGGNWKMEIAKLENPTQEQIDAIKAAWQERYETVMKAGGLHIIGTERHESRRIDNQLRGRSGRQGDPGSSRFYLSLDDALMRIYLNEGKLNMMRKAFTEEGEAMESKLLTKVIASAQAKVEAHNFDGRKNLLQYDDVANEQRKVIYEQRNHLLETDDIAAMIETIREDVFDSTISQYIPPQSIEEMWDVPGLEERLQREFGLELPISHWLETEKDLHEETLRERILNIAKEEYKAKEEKVGSEVMRNFEKGVMLQNLDELWKEHLSSMDYLRKGIHLRGYAQKDPKQEYKKESFAMFTNMLNTLKLNVISILSRIQVRSQEEIEAAQRQQAAIEAEAAKQSVQEADVVTNAEALTDEELANLNIGRNDPCPCGSGKKYKHCHGNKAKYA, from the coding sequence ATGATTTCAAAATTAATGACAGCTATTTTCGGCTCAAGCAATGACCGTATCTTAAAGCGTTTAAAAAAACGTGTTGCACAAATTAATAAATTAGAGCCTGTTTTTGAGCAATTATCTGATGCAGAATTACAAGCAAAAACCACAGAATTTAAACAACGTTTAGCGGAAGGTGCCAGCCTAGACAGCTTGTTGCCCGAAGCCTTTGCTACCGTGCGTGAAGCAAGCCGCCGTGTAATGGGAATGCGTCCATTTGATGTGCAATTAATTGGCGGTATGGTGCTAACAGAGCGTAATATTGCCGAAATGCGTACCGGTGAAGGTAAAACTTTAACCGCAACCCTACCTTGTTATTTAAATGCCTTAACCGGTAGAGGGGTTCATGTGGTGACGGTAAATGATTACCTTGCCCGCCGAGATGCGGAAACAAACCGTCCCTTATTTGAGTTTTTAGGCTTAACTGTTGCCGTGAATGTGCCGGGCTTACCACCGGAGGTAAAACGTGCTGCCTACCAAGCGGATATTACTTATTCTACTAATAGTGAATTAGGTTTCGACTATTTGCGTGATAATTTGGCTCACGATAAAAACGAACGTTTCCAGCGTGAATTGCACTACGCTTTAGTGGATGAAGTGGATTCAATCTTAATTGACGAAGCCCGTACACCGCTTATTATTTCCGGACCGGCGGAAGATGCCACCCAAATTTATCAAGCGGTAGATCAAATTATTCCACACCTTATCCAGCAAGATAAAGAAGATACCGAAGAATATACCGGCGAAGGAGATTTTACGGTTGATCTGAAAAATAAACAGGCTCATTTAACCGAGCGTGGTATGGTAAAGGTAGAAGATTTCCTTACCCAAATGGGCTTAATGGAAGAGGGCGAGAGTTTATATCACCCGGCTCGTATTTCGCTACTACATCATGTTAGTGCGGCATTGCGTGCACATAAGCTATTTGAACGTAATGTGGACTACATTGTAAAAGACGGTGAAGTGGTTATTATTGATGAACACACCGGCCGTACTATGGCAGGTCGTCGTTGGTCAGATGGCTTACACCAAGCCATTGAAGCGAAAGAGCGTGTGAATATTCAAGGCGAAAACCAAACTGTTGCTTCTATTACTTACCAAAACTATTTCCGTTTATATGAAAAATTAGCGGGGATGACGGGAACAGCAGACACCGAAGCCTTTGAGTTCCAACAAATTTATGGCTTAAACACGGTTGTGATTCCAACTAATAAGCCGGTGATTCGTGATGACCGCACAGACTTAATGTTCAAAAGCGAAGCGGAGAAGTTTGCGGCAATTATTCATGAAATTAAAGATTGTATTGAACGCAAACAACCGGTATTAGTTGGTACGGCATCTGTTGAAAAATCGGAATTACTCTCTGCAGAATTAACCAAAGCGGGTATTCCTCATAACGTATTAAATGCGAAATTCCATGCCCAAGAGGCGGAAATTGTTGCCGAAGCAGGTGCACCGGGTGCGGTTACTATTGCAACTAATATGGCTGGTCGTGGTACCGATATTGTGCTTGGTGGTAACTGGAAAATGGAAATTGCCAAGTTAGAAAATCCAACCCAAGAGCAAATTGATGCAATCAAAGCCGCGTGGCAAGAGCGTTATGAAACGGTGATGAAAGCCGGTGGGCTGCATATTATCGGTACAGAACGCCACGAATCTCGCCGTATTGATAACCAGCTACGTGGTCGTTCCGGTCGTCAGGGAGACCCGGGTTCATCACGCTTCTATTTATCGCTAGATGATGCGTTAATGCGTATCTATCTCAACGAAGGTAAACTTAATATGATGCGTAAAGCCTTTACCGAAGAGGGAGAGGCTATGGAGTCAAAGTTATTGACTAAAGTAATTGCATCGGCACAGGCAAAAGTAGAAGCCCATAACTTTGACGGTCGTAAAAACTTATTACAATATGATGATGTTGCGAACGAGCAACGTAAAGTCATTTATGAACAACGTAATCATTTATTGGAAACGGATGATATTGCTGCAATGATTGAAACCATCCGTGAAGATGTATTTGATAGCACCATCAGCCAATATATTCCGCCGCAATCTATTGAAGAAATGTGGGATGTGCCCGGCTTAGAAGAGCGTTTACAACGTGAATTTGGCTTAGAGTTACCGATTTCTCACTGGTTAGAAACAGAAAAAGATCTCCATGAAGAAACCTTGCGTGAGCGTATCTTAAATATTGCGAAAGAAGAGTATAAAGCTAAGGAAGAAAAAGTTGGCTCGGAAGTGATGCGTAACTTTGAAAAAGGGGTAATGCTGCAAAACCTTGATGAATTATGGAAAGAGCATTTATCGTCAATGGATTACTTGCGCAAAGGGATTCACTTACGCGGCTATGCTCAAAAAGACCCAAAACAAGAGTACAAAAAAGAGTCTTTTGCAATGTTTACCAATATGCTTAACACCTTAAAATTAAATGTGATTAGCATTTTAAGCCGTATTCAAGTGCGTAGCCAAGAGGAGATAGAAGCTGCTCAACGCCAACAAGCTGCAATAGAAGCGGAGGCTGCCAAACAATCTGTACAGGAAGCTGATGTTGTTACAAATGCAGAAGCATTAACAGACGAAGAGCTGGCAAATTTAAATATCGGCCGTAACGATCCTTGCCCTTGTGGTTCAGGTAAGAAATACAAACATTGCCACGGTAACAAGGCGAAATACGCATAG
- a CDS encoding DUF5339 domain-containing protein, producing the protein MLTRILGITLIAGAFISATAVASVKTSSLTVAKPTLSKTLPAECEKMFNTADKLVSDAEKQPGTHTQVSKMKNKLSSTKQQILKMDSALQLKSCEKGLTALNTLKQKHQ; encoded by the coding sequence ATGCTAACAAGAATTTTAGGAATAACGCTGATTGCCGGAGCCTTTATTTCAGCTACTGCCGTCGCGAGTGTTAAAACCTCATCACTTACAGTTGCAAAACCTACTTTAAGTAAAACATTACCGGCTGAATGTGAGAAAATGTTTAATACCGCAGACAAACTTGTATCTGATGCAGAAAAACAACCAGGTACACATACACAAGTCAGCAAAATGAAAAATAAACTTTCTTCAACCAAACAGCAAATCTTAAAAATGGATTCTGCTCTACAACTTAAAAGTTGTGAGAAAGGTTTAACAGCATTAAATACCCTTAAACAGAAACACCAATAA
- a CDS encoding co-chaperone GroES: protein MALRPLHDKVILKREEIETKSAGGIVLTGSAATKSTRGKVIAVGSGRILDNGSVQPLAVKVGDVVIFNEGYGVKTEKIDGEEVLILAEHDILAIVE, encoded by the coding sequence ATGGCACTTCGTCCATTACACGATAAAGTTATTTTAAAACGTGAAGAAATTGAAACAAAATCAGCTGGTGGTATTGTTTTAACCGGTTCGGCAGCAACAAAATCTACCCGTGGCAAAGTAATTGCCGTAGGTAGTGGCCGTATTTTAGATAATGGCTCAGTTCAGCCCTTAGCGGTTAAAGTAGGTGATGTGGTGATCTTCAATGAAGGTTATGGCGTTAAAACTGAAAAAATTGATGGCGAAGAAGTGTTAATTCTTGCAGAACACGATATTTTAGCGATTGTGGAATAA
- the ybgE gene encoding cyd operon protein YbgE, translated as MINALYNLTAKGLLKALSFILATALVAMILLNSTAFATHFGGRIPYLVILVFYGMAILWIHGVGFEIKSTLWKVIFLPLIGYCIVIPSLWILLVR; from the coding sequence ATGATTAATGCTCTTTATAACTTAACAGCAAAGGGCTTGCTAAAAGCCCTTTCTTTCATTTTAGCTACAGCATTAGTTGCAATGATTTTGCTAAATTCTACCGCTTTCGCTACACATTTTGGTGGTAGAATACCTTATTTGGTTATTCTTGTATTTTATGGTATGGCTATTTTATGGATTCATGGGGTTGGATTTGAAATTAAATCGACTCTCTGGAAAGTTATTTTCTTACCATTGATTGGTTATTGTATCGTTATTCCATCTTTATGGATCCTATTAGTGAGATAG
- the mutT gene encoding 8-oxo-dGTP diphosphatase MutT — protein sequence MSKPIVQVSAGIIRNEFGQIYLTQRLEGQDFAQSLEFPGGKVDAGETPEEALKRELEEEIGIQVLSAFPYDSFSFEYPNKIIEFFFYLVEEWVNEPFGREGQEGFWIAQSDLDEGAFPPANAELIKRLKAEV from the coding sequence ATGTCAAAACCTATTGTTCAAGTCTCAGCAGGGATTATCCGTAACGAATTTGGGCAGATTTATTTAACTCAACGTTTAGAGGGGCAGGATTTTGCACAATCTTTAGAATTCCCCGGCGGTAAAGTCGATGCGGGTGAAACTCCCGAGGAAGCGCTAAAACGTGAATTGGAAGAAGAAATCGGTATTCAGGTGCTAAGTGCTTTCCCGTATGACTCTTTTAGCTTTGAATATCCAAACAAGATCATTGAATTTTTCTTCTATTTAGTTGAAGAATGGGTGAATGAACCTTTTGGTCGAGAGGGGCAAGAAGGCTTTTGGATTGCTCAATCCGATTTAGACGAAGGCGCTTTCCCTCCGGCAAATGCAGAATTAATTAAGCGTTTAAAAGCAGAAGTGTAA
- the ybgC gene encoding tol-pal system-associated acyl-CoA thioesterase, translated as MNFPIRVYYEDTDAGGVVYHANYLNFFERARTEFLRQYHFSQQALFAQSLAFVVKKIEIEYKLPARLDDLLTVETTLSECKKATLIFEQKLCKDGVCLSSATVIVASVDLVKMKPVAIPDDIRQALQIK; from the coding sequence ATGAATTTTCCGATTCGAGTTTATTATGAAGATACGGATGCTGGTGGTGTTGTTTATCATGCGAATTATCTTAATTTTTTTGAACGTGCAAGAACGGAGTTTTTAAGGCAGTACCATTTTTCTCAGCAGGCACTCTTTGCTCAATCACTTGCTTTTGTAGTGAAAAAAATCGAGATAGAGTATAAACTGCCTGCTCGCTTAGATGATTTGTTAACGGTCGAAACGACTCTATCAGAATGTAAAAAAGCCACTCTTATATTTGAACAAAAATTGTGTAAAGATGGAGTGTGTTTGAGTAGTGCAACGGTGATTGTTGCAAGTGTTGATCTTGTCAAAATGAAACCGGTGGCAATTCCTGATGATATACGTCAAGCATTACAAATAAAGTAA
- the groL gene encoding chaperonin GroEL (60 kDa chaperone family; promotes refolding of misfolded polypeptides especially under stressful conditions; forms two stacked rings of heptamers to form a barrel-shaped 14mer; ends can be capped by GroES; misfolded proteins enter the barrel where they are refolded when GroES binds): MAAKDVKFGNDARVKMLKGVNILADAVKVTLGPKGRNVVLDRAYGAPTITKDGVSVAREIELEDKFENMGAQMVKEVASKANDAAGDGTTTATVLAQAIVNEGLKAVAAGMNPMDLKRGIDKAVAAVVEELKAISKPCETSKEIEQVGTISANSDSTVGQLIAQAMEKVGKEGVITVEDGTGLEDALDVVEGMQFDRGYLSPYFINKPEAGTVELENPYILLVDKKVSNIRELLPVLEGVAKAGKPLLIIAEDIEGEALATLVVNTMRGIVKVAAVKAPGFGDRRKAMLQDIAILTAGTVISEEIGMELEKATLEELGQAKRVVISKDNTTIIDGIGDETQIKGRVAQIRQQIEDSTSDYDKEKLQERVAKLAGGVAVIKVGAATEVAMKEKKDRVDDALHATRAAVEEGIVPGGGVALVRAATKVGATLTGDNEEQNVGIKLALRAMEAPLRQIVANAGEEASVVARNVKDGSGNFGYNAGTEQYGDMLEMGILDPTKVTRSALQFAASIAGLMITTECMITDLPKEEKLDPAAMGGMGGMGGMM, encoded by the coding sequence ATGGCAGCAAAAGACGTTAAATTTGGTAATGATGCACGCGTAAAAATGTTAAAAGGCGTGAATATTTTAGCTGATGCAGTAAAAGTCACTTTAGGCCCGAAAGGTCGCAATGTGGTATTAGACCGTGCTTACGGTGCACCGACTATCACGAAAGATGGTGTGTCTGTGGCTCGTGAAATCGAATTAGAAGATAAATTCGAGAATATGGGGGCACAAATGGTGAAAGAAGTAGCGTCTAAAGCGAACGATGCGGCAGGCGACGGTACAACTACTGCGACTGTGTTAGCTCAAGCGATTGTAAACGAGGGCTTAAAAGCCGTTGCCGCAGGCATGAACCCGATGGATTTAAAACGCGGTATTGATAAAGCGGTTGCCGCGGTGGTAGAAGAGTTAAAAGCGATCTCAAAACCATGCGAAACCTCAAAAGAAATTGAGCAAGTAGGTACTATTTCTGCAAACTCTGATTCAACCGTTGGCCAATTAATTGCTCAAGCAATGGAAAAAGTGGGCAAAGAAGGTGTGATTACGGTTGAAGACGGTACAGGTTTAGAAGATGCGTTAGATGTGGTTGAAGGTATGCAGTTCGACCGTGGTTATTTATCGCCATATTTCATCAACAAGCCGGAAGCGGGTACGGTTGAGTTAGAAAATCCATACATTCTTTTAGTAGATAAAAAAGTATCTAACATTCGTGAATTATTACCGGTGTTAGAAGGTGTGGCAAAAGCAGGTAAACCGTTATTAATTATTGCTGAAGATATTGAAGGTGAAGCATTAGCAACTTTAGTGGTAAACACAATGCGTGGCATTGTGAAAGTGGCTGCAGTAAAAGCACCAGGCTTTGGTGACCGCCGTAAAGCAATGTTGCAAGATATTGCGATCTTAACAGCCGGTACTGTGATTTCTGAAGAGATCGGCATGGAGCTTGAGAAAGCAACTTTAGAAGAGTTAGGCCAAGCAAAACGTGTGGTGATTAGCAAAGATAACACGACTATTATTGACGGTATTGGCGATGAAACTCAAATTAAAGGGCGTGTAGCTCAAATTCGTCAGCAAATTGAAGATTCAACTTCAGATTATGATAAAGAAAAACTGCAAGAGCGTGTTGCAAAATTAGCCGGAGGTGTTGCGGTAATCAAAGTAGGTGCAGCAACAGAAGTGGCGATGAAAGAGAAGAAAGATCGCGTTGATGATGCTCTTCATGCAACCCGTGCAGCGGTGGAAGAAGGTATTGTTCCGGGAGGTGGTGTAGCATTAGTGCGTGCAGCAACCAAAGTAGGTGCAACCTTAACCGGTGATAACGAAGAGCAAAATGTGGGAATTAAACTTGCATTGCGTGCAATGGAAGCTCCATTACGTCAAATCGTCGCGAATGCCGGTGAAGAGGCTTCAGTAGTGGCACGTAACGTGAAAGACGGCAGCGGTAACTTCGGCTATAACGCAGGCACTGAGCAATATGGTGATATGCTTGAAATGGGAATTTTAGATCCGACTAAAGTAACCCGTTCGGCATTGCAATTCGCAGCATCTATTGCGGGCTTGATGATCACAACAGAATGTATGATCACCGATCTTCCTAAAGAAGAAAAATTAGACCCGGCTGCAATGGGCGGTATGGGTGGAATGGGCGGAATGATGTAA
- a CDS encoding BolA family protein codes for MSVEQTIIQKINSEFSPVLCKIENESYMHSSGRGAESHFKLTLVSDKFEGQRAVARHRAVYACLAEELAKGVHALALHLYTTAEWDAIDGRVPDSPNCLGIGH; via the coding sequence ATGTCAGTAGAACAGACAATTATTCAGAAAATTAATTCCGAATTTTCGCCCGTTTTATGCAAGATTGAAAACGAAAGCTATATGCACAGTTCGGGCAGAGGGGCTGAATCTCATTTTAAATTAACCTTGGTTTCGGATAAATTTGAGGGGCAAAGGGCAGTCGCGCGTCATCGAGCAGTGTATGCTTGTTTGGCGGAAGAATTAGCAAAGGGTGTTCATGCTTTAGCATTGCATTTATATACTACCGCGGAATGGGATGCTATTGATGGAAGAGTACCTGATTCGCCAAATTGTTTGGGAATCGGTCATTAA
- a CDS encoding copper resistance protein NlpE, with protein MKKIALVGFTAAILSACSLLPQKSVTGIYAGELPCVDCEKIQAKLTLNADKTYQYDTVYFKDKKEYAYRDNGTYSWEPNKTNVIRLEKASGNLAFQVSDSHVEICDPNGNTVKSKHNYKLQKVR; from the coding sequence ATGAAAAAAATCGCATTAGTTGGATTTACAGCGGCAATCTTAAGTGCGTGTTCATTACTACCACAAAAAAGCGTAACAGGCATTTATGCGGGTGAATTACCTTGTGTAGATTGTGAAAAAATCCAAGCAAAACTTACCTTAAATGCCGATAAAACTTACCAATATGACACTGTATATTTCAAAGATAAAAAAGAATATGCTTACCGTGATAACGGCACTTATAGCTGGGAGCCTAACAAAACCAATGTAATTCGCTTAGAAAAAGCTTCCGGCAACCTTGCATTCCAAGTATCTGACAGTCATGTTGAAATTTGCGATCCAAACGGTAACACGGTAAAAAGCAAACACAATTATAAACTGCAAAAGGTACGTTAA
- the secM gene encoding secA translation cis-regulator SecM encodes MNLFFRHFHKNPFWSQLLLGMFAMLVLPEIQAINPNESEQETVINQSVVQYAQSGSDAEQQSPFIVEQRNLLVEIKPQAVSFCEFFAKSYRFDRQNVYPIRAGPVA; translated from the coding sequence ATGAACTTATTTTTTAGACACTTTCATAAAAATCCGTTTTGGTCGCAATTACTCTTAGGTATGTTTGCGATGCTTGTCTTACCTGAAATTCAAGCAATAAATCCAAATGAAAGTGAGCAAGAAACTGTTATCAATCAATCTGTTGTGCAATATGCTCAGTCTGGGTCTGATGCTGAACAACAATCTCCCTTTATCGTAGAACAACGCAATTTGCTTGTGGAAATTAAACCACAAGCGGTCAGTTTTTGCGAATTTTTTGCAAAATCTTACCGCTTCGATAGACAAAATGTGTATCCGATTCGAGCCGGTCCGGTTGCTTAA
- a CDS encoding DciA family protein, giving the protein MKNSAPKNINEVLQNSTLSRLVEKANFINNLNQKVEKLLPGSYRGLYRVANLVDNQLIINVQNATVRQGLILQQITLLQQIQTDLPEITQLEFRVNPSIK; this is encoded by the coding sequence ATGAAAAATTCAGCACCTAAAAATATTAATGAAGTTTTACAGAACTCTACTCTTAGCCGACTTGTCGAAAAAGCAAACTTCATCAATAATTTGAATCAAAAAGTGGAAAAATTACTGCCCGGGTCATATCGTGGACTTTACCGTGTAGCAAATTTAGTTGATAATCAACTTATCATTAATGTGCAAAATGCTACCGTTCGTCAGGGCTTAATATTACAGCAAATAACATTACTACAACAGATACAAACAGATTTACCTGAAATAACGCAACTTGAATTTAGAGTAAATCCAAGCATTAAATAA
- a CDS encoding cytochrome ubiquinol oxidase subunit I, translating to MLDVVELSRLQFALTALYHFLFVPLTLGLSFILVVMETLYVTTGKEVYKDMTKFWGKLFGINFALGITTGITMEFQFGMNWSYYSHYVGDIFGAPLAIEGLMAFFLESTFVGLFFFGWDRLSKGKHLLTTYCVAFGSNLSALWILVANGWMQNPVASEFNFETMRMELVSFSELLLNPVTQSKFLHTVTAGYTCGAIFVLGISSYYILKGRDLGFAKRSFSVGASFGILAIISVLVMGDESGYEIGKAQPTKLAAMEGEFETQPAPAAWNAFVIPNTAEMKNEFSIHIPYAAGIIATRSLDTEIKGLKDIRVVNEQRVRNGIQAYALLEKLRSGNYTEADKAAFKDVQKDLGFGLLLKQYTPNVVDATEEQIQKAADNTIPNVGPTFWAFRIMMIAGGLMLFLIIFAFCQNIRGTVGNNRFLLKALLWGIPLPWIAIEAGWFLAEYGRQPWAIYEILPVGVANSALTAGELWFTIGLLCGLYTLFLVVEMYLMFKYGRLGPSSLKTGRYHFEQSAK from the coding sequence ATGTTAGACGTAGTAGAACTCTCACGTTTGCAGTTTGCTTTGACTGCACTCTATCACTTCTTATTCGTACCACTTACATTAGGTCTTTCTTTCATTCTTGTTGTGATGGAAACACTTTATGTAACTACGGGTAAAGAAGTATATAAAGATATGACTAAATTCTGGGGTAAGTTATTCGGTATTAACTTTGCTCTAGGGATTACAACTGGTATTACAATGGAATTCCAGTTTGGTATGAACTGGTCGTACTATTCTCATTATGTGGGTGACATTTTTGGTGCTCCATTAGCAATTGAAGGTTTAATGGCTTTCTTCCTTGAATCTACATTTGTGGGATTGTTCTTCTTCGGTTGGGATCGTTTATCAAAAGGTAAACATTTATTAACAACATACTGTGTTGCATTTGGTTCTAATCTATCAGCGTTATGGATCTTAGTCGCGAATGGTTGGATGCAAAATCCTGTTGCTTCAGAATTCAATTTTGAAACCATGCGTATGGAGCTTGTTAGTTTCTCTGAGCTTCTTTTAAACCCTGTTACACAATCTAAATTCTTACATACTGTCACAGCCGGTTATACCTGTGGTGCTATTTTCGTATTAGGTATTAGTTCTTACTATATCTTAAAAGGTCGTGATTTAGGATTTGCGAAACGTTCATTCTCTGTTGGTGCAAGTTTTGGTATTCTGGCTATTATTTCTGTTCTTGTCATGGGTGATGAGTCTGGGTATGAAATCGGGAAAGCTCAGCCAACTAAATTAGCTGCTATGGAAGGGGAGTTTGAAACTCAGCCTGCACCTGCGGCTTGGAATGCTTTTGTGATTCCAAATACAGCTGAAATGAAAAATGAATTCTCAATTCATATTCCTTATGCAGCAGGTATCATTGCAACTCGTTCTTTAGATACTGAAATTAAAGGCTTAAAAGATATTCGTGTAGTTAATGAACAACGTGTTCGTAACGGTATTCAGGCTTATGCTTTATTAGAAAAACTGCGCTCAGGTAATTATACAGAAGCAGATAAAGCTGCATTTAAAGATGTTCAAAAAGATTTAGGTTTTGGTTTATTGTTAAAACAATATACGCCTAATGTTGTAGATGCAACTGAAGAGCAAATTCAAAAAGCAGCAGACAATACTATTCCGAATGTAGGACCTACATTCTGGGCATTCCGTATTATGATGATTGCTGGTGGCTTGATGTTGTTCTTAATTATCTTTGCATTCTGCCAGAATATACGCGGAACTGTAGGTAATAACCGTTTCTTATTAAAAGCCTTATTATGGGGTATTCCATTACCTTGGATCGCAATCGAAGCCGGTTGGTTCTTAGCAGAATATGGTCGTCAGCCATGGGCTATCTATGAAATTTTACCTGTAGGTGTTGCAAACTCTGCGCTTACAGCAGGTGAGCTCTGGTTTACGATTGGTTTATTATGTGGTCTATACACACTATTCTTAGTTGTGGAAATGTATTTAATGTTTAAATATGGTCGTCTTGGTCCAAGCTCATTAAAAACAGGCCGCTATCACTTTGAACAATCTGCAAAATAA
- the cydB gene encoding cytochrome d ubiquinol oxidase subunit II, with amino-acid sequence MIDYEILRFIWWILIAVLLIGFAITDGFTMGVLNLLPVIGKSNVERRIMINTVAPHWDGNQVWLLTAGGAIFAAWPTVYATSFSGFYIAMVLVLAALFFRPVGFEYRAKIDDSKWRSAWDWGLFLGGFVPSLVFGVAFGNLLQGVPFEFNGINQSLYTGSFLGLLNPFALLCGIVSLMMLVTQGATWLQMKTTDELRNNSRKVAQVSALVVLVAFVIAGVWLSFKDGFVLTSELDRNAQSLLTNKTVAVETAAWFRNYTEMPVLWIIPALVAIGALLTVVSSKANRSGWAFFSSSVMLTGVILTAAVSMFPFIMPSITHPEMSLTVWDSTASQYTLTVMLIVACIFVPTVLGYTIWSYIKMYGRLDASYLEENKAAY; translated from the coding sequence ATGATCGATTATGAAATTCTCCGCTTTATTTGGTGGATCTTAATTGCGGTATTGTTAATTGGTTTTGCCATTACAGATGGTTTTACCATGGGAGTATTAAATCTTTTACCTGTAATTGGTAAAAGCAATGTTGAACGCCGTATTATGATCAACACTGTTGCTCCACATTGGGATGGTAACCAAGTATGGTTATTAACTGCAGGCGGTGCAATATTTGCTGCTTGGCCAACAGTATATGCGACCTCTTTCTCAGGTTTCTATATTGCAATGGTACTTGTATTAGCTGCATTATTCTTCCGCCCGGTTGGTTTTGAATATCGTGCTAAAATTGATGATTCAAAATGGCGTAGTGCCTGGGATTGGGGGCTATTCCTCGGTGGATTTGTCCCATCATTAGTATTTGGGGTTGCATTTGGTAACTTATTGCAAGGTGTTCCATTTGAATTTAATGGGATTAACCAATCTCTATATACAGGTTCATTCTTAGGTTTACTAAATCCATTTGCCTTGTTATGCGGTATTGTGAGTTTAATGATGTTAGTAACTCAAGGTGCAACTTGGTTACAGATGAAAACAACAGATGAGCTACGCAATAATTCAAGAAAAGTGGCACAAGTTTCTGCACTAGTAGTATTGGTAGCATTCGTTATTGCTGGTGTATGGTTATCTTTCAAAGATGGTTTTGTGCTGACTAGTGAATTAGATCGCAATGCTCAATCATTACTGACTAATAAAACAGTTGCAGTTGAAACAGCAGCATGGTTTAGAAATTATACAGAAATGCCAGTTTTATGGATTATTCCTGCATTAGTTGCAATTGGTGCATTATTAACGGTTGTTAGTTCAAAGGCGAATCGTTCTGGCTGGGCATTTTTCTCATCTTCTGTGATGCTTACAGGGGTGATTTTAACAGCAGCGGTTTCGATGTTCCCGTTCATTATGCCATCGATTACACACCCTGAGATGAGTTTAACTGTTTGGGATTCAACAGCAAGTCAATATACATTAACGGTAATGCTTATTGTTGCATGTATTTTTGTACCAACCGTTTTAGGCTATACCATCTGGTCATATATCAAAATGTATGGTCGTTTAGATGCTAGCTATTTAGAAGAAAACAAAGCAGCTTACTAA